Proteins encoded within one genomic window of Macrotis lagotis isolate mMagLag1 chromosome 3, bilby.v1.9.chrom.fasta, whole genome shotgun sequence:
- the LOC141516711 gene encoding olfactory receptor 5B12-like: protein MAVVENSTEVTEFILVGLTDIPELQVLLFIILTLIYLITLVGNLGLVALIWVEPTLHTPMYFFLSSLSLVDLGSSTAIIPKVMTGILTGNKTISHNGCAAQMFFFVTFATTENYLLASMAYDRHVAVCKPLHYSTIMSSRMCFGLTISSYFCGSLNSSIHIGFTFSLFFCSSNIVNHFFCDIPPILTLSCSDIRFTELLVCILGAFNMAFALLIIITSYLSIFIAILRIRSTEGRQKAFFTCASHIFAVSLFYGGTIFMYLQPSSAHSMEKDKMASVFYTMIIPMLNPLVYSLRNQDAKNAFKKATRRKNY, encoded by the coding sequence ATGGCAGTTGTGGAGAACAGCACAGAAGTAACTGAGTTCATTCTTGTAGGATTAACAGATATTCCAGAGCTTCAGGTTCTGCTCTTCATAATATTGACCCTTATTTATCTTATCACCTTAGTAGGAAACCTGGGTTTGGTAGCCCTGATTTGGGTGGAACCCACGCTCCACACTCCCATGTACTTCTTCCTCAGTAGCCTCTCTCTGGTGGATTTAGGATCTTCTACAGCTATTATTCCCAAAGTGATGACTGGGATCCTCACAGGGAACAAGACCATCTCACACAATGGTTGTGCTGCACAAATGTTCTTCTTTGTAACATTTGCCActactgaaaattatcttttggcTTCCATGGCCTATGATCGCCATGTAGCTGTGTGTAAACCCTTACATTACTCTACCATCATGTCATCAAGGATGTGTTTTGGTCTAACGATCAGTTCTTATTTTTGTGGCTCTTTGAACTCTTCAATCCACATTGGCTTCACTTTCAGCCTCTTTTTCTGTAGTTCCAATATTGTGAACCACTTTTTCTGTGACATTCCTCCAATCTTGACTCTTTCTTGCTCAGATATACGCTTCACGGAGTTGTTGGTTTGTATTTTAGGGGCATTTAATATGGCTTTTGCTCTTCTGATCATTATAACTTCCTATTTGTCAATTTTCATTGCCATCCTGAGAATTCGGTCAACTGAGGGTCGCCAGAAAGCCTTCTTCACTTGTGCTTCTCACATCTTTGCAGTATCTTTATTCTATGGAGGAACCATATTTATGTACTTACAACCCTCATCAGCTCATTCcatggaaaaagataaaatggcCTCCGTATTCTACACCATGATCATTCCCATGCTGAATCCATTGGTTTATAGTCTGAGAAACCAAGATGCCAAAAATGCTTTCAAAAAAGCTACTAGAAGAAAGAATTATTAG